DNA from Lemur catta isolate mLemCat1 chromosome 7, mLemCat1.pri, whole genome shotgun sequence:
GGCAGTCATGTAGCTTCATGCAGAGGTAGAGGAGATCTGAAGATCTAATTAGTTCTTGAACAGATGTTTAAGCATTCCGTTTGTCCTGTCCCCACCTTCACTTCTTTCAAAGATACCTGGAGCCACAAAATTATGAGCATACGAGAGATTTTATGGTGTAAAACAggtattttcttggtttcttcagTTCTATCTTAGAGTCAGATGTTGTGAGAATGCCAAATCAGATACTATTCATTTATCTGCATTCTAACTCCCAAACTTTTGGAGTTGTGAttctactgttttgttttgttttgttttgttttatttgtcccTATGAGTTAATGCCATTTTTAATCCCTTGTCTGTTCTGTTAGTGACTTTCaggcaggaagagagacagagtgtGTACATTATGTATGCCATCTTTAGCCAGAATCCTTAGGCTGCATTTCTAGGGCAACAGCTAGGAACACACCAAGCCCACAGAAGCCTGGAGACTGGAAGTTAAGATTCTAAGCCTTGAGCAGATCTATTATACTCCGAGTAGATAGTGTATGAGGCCCAAAACTCTACAAATAGTCTCTCtctttatcttataatttttacttatttatttcatgcaatgaattttttaacatttaggtTGCAATTGACTGTGAACACAAACAGAATGAGATATAGACCTTACACCTAGAATTTGCTAAATCTAATTAGAGAGATAACCAAGAAAACTGAGAATTGTACCACCATTAGTACtaaattctttatatacttttccTCAAGTCACCCTTATAATCACCCTCTGAACCAGGCATTCCTATCTTACAATTTAGAAAGTCAAATCTAGGAAGGATAATTGACTGTTGCAACATCAAAACAGCTACTGACAGAGCAAGTTCCATACTTGGAATCTATAAATGCAAAGTTGCTTTCTTTAACTTCTACACTATGAAGAGCTGTATTACACAGTATAGAGTATCACACATTTTTTTACAAGGTACATTCCAGGCTCTTTCAATTTGACAGGAGTCCAGGTCAAACTTATTTTGATAAATCAGCAACACCAAAAAGGTGTGTAAAACTGATTGGTCAAGAATGTAAATGGCTTCTTGTACGGCTAGACAAGGTAGAATCAAGTCATATAATGAGGGTGTATGTCTCTTCCTACTTTTTTCCTGCTCGGTTCTACTGGATTTTAGTTTCAAATGGGCTCTCCTCTGTAGTGAAAATGGAACAGCCAGGATCCCTAGATTTAATTATAACCTGTGAAGGGGggctttttaaagacaatttggCAGAGAAGACTACATAGTTAAAAGACTATTCCCTGTCATCAATGTTTTGCATGTGCTAATTGGACAAGATTGTATGATGTGACATGAGCAGATAGTCTTTCAAAATCACATAAAATGTGTTCCCTGTATCAAAATAGGTCAagccaaaaaaacaaatagtatgttatgtattttctaatgaggaaatttaaaacagagaattattatttattcatatattgcCAAGGGGAAAGAGCAAAAAGAtgacactgagaaaataaaaagactaatgAACTGCAGAAAATAGCTACCACTCCCAGGACTGGTGAAAAAATAGCAATAGGAAGCATAACCAGATTCTAGAATCTCGGAGGAGAAGTTCTATAGGATTGGCATGGATAGAGAGTGCTGGAGGTGCCTGACAGTTGGTGCTTGAACTTCTGAAGCACAGGCTCTGCCCAGAGGTTGCCAGAACCAACAAGGAGGGAGACCAGTAAAAAGGCCTGATAAGGCATTGAGCCACTCAAAGGGCAAAGTCTAGGCAGTGTAGTGAGGGAGGATACGATAGCAGGTAAGCGAGTCCTACCCAGCTGCTGAATATACAGCTAAAGGGCTGCAGCAAGTTCAGCACATTTGCATGTGCTTATTAGCTATTTACATGCATTCCTTTAGGGTATATCTTTCAAATCATTTGCCATTTATTAAATGggttttttaattattgatatatCTCTTAATTAATGGTCATTCTATATATATTCTGgacaaaatatttgtatatattacaaatattcttCCAGCCTGTGGTTTTCCCatgaatattttttgataaatagatgttatcattttaatgaagtttatttttttttcttttaagcttagTGCTTCCTAGAATATGTCTAAGAAATCTATGTCTACAGACATTcgtaggttttcttctagaaaatttaTAGATTAAGCTTTTTGGATATAGTTTTGATccattttagattaatttttgtgtattgtgtGAGGTAGAGACCAAGGTTCATTGTTTCCTTAAGGGTAGGCAGCATTTCCAGtatcaattatttaaaagtatttcctTTCCCTATAGATTTGCTTTGTTGCCTGATCAACAATCAATTGACTATATGAGTGAGGACCTGTTTCTGAATCCTCTGTTTTGTCCCAGGGATTTATTTGCCTATCTTTATAACAAAACCAACCTGCATTATCATAGCTttatgctaatttatttttaattcaaagtattacgggggtacaaatgtttttggtaacatggatcacttttataatgcttgagtcagggttaaaagtgtacccaccacccagatagtgttcattgtacccgtaaggtaggttttcacccatcccctcttcctcctttcccctggCTTGATTTCGTTTGAgatttacttccttctgtgcacatgagtgctcatcagttagttccaatttagtagtgagtacatgtggtgttttttttttttccattctttagatacatcacttaggataatggtctcctaTTCCATACAAATTGTTgcaaaggcattaagtcatccttcttcatagctaagtagtactccatagtatacatataccacattaacatatcagcccaggcaaagaatatatgaagaataccccaatggcaatcacagcaacaccaaaaataagtgggacttgattaaattataaagcttctgcacagccaaggaaataattaacagcaaatagacaaactacagaatgggagaaaatattcataagctatacatccaataaaggagtaacaaccagaatctacaaagacctcaagaaaattagcaagaaaaaaatcaaagaaccccattaaaaagtggacaaaagacatgaagagaagcttctcaaaagaagatagaccaatggccagtaaacaggaaaaaatcctcaatgtcactaatcatcagataaatgctaatcaaaaccttatactcatttttaaaatcacttaataTAAATCCTCTTTGTCCTTTGGGGTCCCCTAAGAAGGAGATACCAGGAAATTGCTTAGACTTGGCAACACATTATTTTAGTAAATGTCCGTGAAAGATAAAATGAGAGGGAGTGAGAGTCAGAGATGAAGGCCTCAAACCAGGATGAAAGTCTGACAcccaagaaaggagaaagaaatgagaggatTGGGTAGGAAGATCTCAGATCACAGTGCAGTTCTAACAAGTCTTGGTCACGGTGATAGGAAGTCTCTAGGCAAAGATTGTCTATCAGAAGAGACCCATGTTAGATAGAAATTGGTCAGCTCTAACTAAGTCCATCCCACCCTACTAAGTCATTGGCTGACAGCATCTCAGAGTAAGTACGGACTCTGTCTGAACATCATCATGGATCCAAAAGAAGTATCAGCTATAGATTTTCAGTCATCTGCACTCCCCACACTGCTTCTTTTGATGAGGAGTTGAGCAGTACTTTGCTAAGGCTGCCTAAGTCCACCTCCAAAAATGGAAATTAAGCCCCAAAGTTTTTCtgatttataattgttatttattatatcttattaactattatttataataataaatgtattattgGTGTTATCTAACAAGATATTCCAATTCAACAAGTGTTTCTTGAACTCACAAATATCtgatattctaaataaataaacatagatGAATTATAAGGAACAACCTCTATGTTAAATATGTTTCATGTCTTAGTTGTGAAACAAAAGTTTAAGTAACACACAAAATATTCATAGGAATATAGTTTATTATCAttaatgtacattttttctttgtaaacccCATTGAATAAGTAAACCATTAGCTAGAATATTTCTACTAACTTAATGCACAGTATTTTCctataaggaataaaaaagagCATTTACAGTAGgaactttatgttttttttttcaaaaatttgatgCGATTTTAAATAGTAATGAATTAATGTTTTGTAATGTAAACTATTCTCCCCCCTTATTGGAATCCTGAGACACATGTATTACTTCTTTCATAATTCTCTGTTCATGCTGTCTGTGGCAATAAAAGGTGGAGTTATTTATGCATGTTCTCTGTAAtattgaatagaacaaaaggacAAGATGAAGAGAACCTAGTTCTGCTTTAAGTTATACAGTttgtaatgaaaacatttcacTGAATCCTGCTGCCTGTACAAATAACAATATTGATAAATGGAGAATGCTTCTATCATATTTGgcacttctgtttttaaattagaaagctgtaatttttacttttttgcaatTTACAAAATTCATTATAATTTGCCCAGATAATAAAAGCCCACGGGACAGAAAAGATAtgaaacaataatgaaaaatattaatgcataTGTTCCTTTTATAAACATGCTGTTACTTCTTTAGTAAACTTGTGAGAAGTGCAAGAGGTATggaaacaaaaaatgacaaaagactAGCTATAAGGGGAATAAGACAAATGTACTAAATCACACATAACACAATCTATAGAAGCAACAAAGTTATGAACAATATCTCCTCATGCAAATCACCAATAAAAATTTGAGGTCcttcaatttctttatatttctactGCTCCTAATTAGAATATGTTTTTCCGCTGAATGTTAACCAGAGCTTTCCTCAGTGCAGCTTTGACATCCTTATTCCTCAAACTGTAGATGAGAGGGTTGAGCATAGGAACCACATTAgtatagaaaacagaagaaacttTTCCCTGATCCATAGATCCAGGAGAAGAATATTTAAGATACATGAGTGCTGCTGacccaaaaaagagagaaagagcaatgATGTGAGAGCTACAAGTGCTGAAGGCTTTTGATCTTCCTTGAGTGGGTTTGATATGAAGAATGCTAGTGAggataaaaatgtaagaaattaggATGGTAAAACTGGGTACTGTGATATTAACACCCACAACAATGAGAACTACTACCTCATTGACATAGGTGCTGGTGCAAGAAAGTTGGAGGAGGGGGAGTATGTCACACAGGTAATGGTTGATGACATTAGCATTGCAGAAGGTTAGTCTGAGCATGCACCCTGTGTGGGCAGTGGCTCCAGCAAATCCCATTGTATAAGCTGCAAAAGTTAGCACAGAACAGACCTCATGGGACATAGTGACCTTATATAGCAATGGACtacagatggccacatagcgatCATAGGCCATTGAGGTCAACATGTAGCATTCAGAGatgacaaaaaagagaaagaaaaatagctgaGTCATGCACCCAACATAGGAAatgatattcttctttgatacaaAGTTCATCAGCATTTTGGGAGTGAAAACAGAAGAGTAACAGAGATCAATGAAAGAGAGGTTGAAGAGGAAAtagtacatgggggtgtggaggTGAGAATTTAGAACAATAAGAGTGATCAAGCCAAGGTTGCCCACTATTGTGACAATGTAGATAATTAGAAACAGGTAAAAGAGGGGTTGTTGGAGCTCTGGACGATCTGTTAATCCAGCAAGAATGAATTCATTCACTGAGGAATTATTTCTAGCCAGCATTTTCATCTTCAAAAATCTGGGAGGACAGAAGAAAATTCCATTAATAGAGAACCCAGCTGTCTCATGACAAATTCTCATTTATGAGGAGGGGACTCAGACTTGTGGAATTCGGGTGAGTTCTCCTTTGTTTTATAGGGTCTGAATGTACTGCCACATCCACCCCTCAAAATTCAACCACTTTGTTTTGTCTGCATGAACTGATTGTGACAATTACTCCTGTCCTTTCTAGAAGATAGAGAGGTGGAGTAGCTGAAGTGCAAGCCTACCTGCCAACgagctggggctgtggggatATGTCTCTCATCTCTCTTCTTTTATGGTCACTTCCTAGTTCCTACTCATGTTTCTGTGAATCTACTAGACACCTCAGTTCCCTTGTAAGGACCATCAAGTAAGAGAGGATTCCTTTAGGGTAGAGACTATACCGATATTCTGCTTCCTAGCCAGGAATTTCTGACAATCTATAGGGTTTCTAAATAACTTATTATAAGAATCCATGAAGTCAACAATTGACAACATGGTTTGAAGAGATAATATTTATGTCTTGGTAACCTAAGATTTATAATTAATTGTACCACCCAGTATTTCTACGCTTTCTCCTCTATCCATGCTACCCACACAGAGGAAGAAGAACAGAAGGTGAATGTGCTTTCATGGGTGTTTATAGGAGGGCATGAGAGAAACATAATTAATTTGGGTGCTAGTTATATTAATTACTAAGTTTGCTAACATTTACCAAACTATATTCTTATGATACTTAATCTCTTCTATATGTATAtgatacattaatttttttttaacaaagagacaaatctcttctccttccccaaTGTTGCTATACTCTGGATGTGCCATCTGGAACTGCTTTGCTGTCTTCCTACTAGACTGAGGatgaaaccaaaacagaaaaaatatgataAGGGAAATGCAGGCAATAAACTCAGAGATCCAAACTGCTGGGTTTCTCATTATTTAGTATAATACCTTCCTCAGTTTTTGGCAAcatacaggaaagagaaaaataaaaactacattaaCACCCACCTTCCATTCAGTGCTGACTGTTGTATGTGTTTCACCTCCACTGTCCTGGAGGAAGCCCTGGCTTTGCAGGTATCAAAGCTGACCAGACGGAGTCACAGAATCTTCTCCCTTGACTGGCAAGAGCATCGAGGATAGATCTTACAATCTGAATGTTCCAGGAGCCATTCTGAGGCGCAGatcaaacttttatttataaatcttccaaaaggatgaaaagaaaaaccacagccTTGACACCAGAGGCACCATGTCATAGCATGTGATTAGAAATCCATGATTAGGTCTCCCCTATGACCTCCCCTATCATGGTAAACTCTGCAGGGAAGAAATTATGATGCCAGTGTTTACACCCTAATTTATGGTAGTAGATGTGAGCTTACCCTCAGGGATTATATGATCCATAGGGCATAGGAGAAAGGAGCCTTTACTATCattgataaatatgtaaatataattaatgtCATTGAAATTTTAGCTAATTATAATTCTGGGCAGTATATTAGCTTTAGTAAGAATTTATGTACAATTTAGTAAAGTTTATTTGTTatgctcctttttaaaattttgagtccTTTTAAATAATCGTTATTtaattgcacatattttataaacatgaagaaaaaggatacttttaattcatttcaatttttttcaaaaagtttgtaATATAGAATGATCCTCTATTTCATACAAATTTAATAACCTTGGGTTGTTCTCACTCAATATGTCTTTGGCTTTAACaggttaaaataaaatctgtgagAAAAGTCTACCCCTTCAAGAAAGTATGCCTGGAGAATTGCCATGTATGTATGAATTTGTGCTTATGCTTATGCCAAGGGAACTattattttaaccttttattttaaaatgattatagttacaggaagttgtaaaaataatacatagatGCCCTTGAACTCTCCACCCAGCTTCCTCCAATAGTGACATTTTCCACAACTGTAGGACAACAGCAAAACTATGAAAAACCAAGTACATTCAACCTTCTGTAGTAATTTAAATGTTAGTAGATCCTTGTTTTGACACAAAACAAAATCTGGTTTACTTGTAGAAAGTGGTTCAGAGGCAGAGGCTAGAGGATCACAGCTGAGACtggtttttctcaaaattttctttaagtgaAGAGAGTCTCATTCTTTCTCCTCCAAGAATAAAGACTGGGACACCCAGATTTGAGTAGGTTCTACAATGTGTTGAAGAAAAGGTGAATACAGAGTATGTCCCACCATTACTCTCATGACAGTGCACAACATCATAATTATCAGTAATAAGCAAATCAGTCAGGGAGAGGCATTTGAgtataaaatatgtgtaagaaCAGTGGGAATCTGAGTCATTTTTGAATAGGCCTCCTGCAATCAACagcccctaccccccaccccacttGTTTGATGTGAGGTTATGTAACAGTGGCCCGGGCCATGAGAACTAGCAGCAGTGCTGCACAAACAAAAGGTTCTTACTCAATTCTGAACAGGTGGCAACACCCACAGCAGAGTTGTTTCGGAGTTGTAGGTTGTGGAAATGTTATTCTCAGTGACAGGAAACCAAACAGGGTCGATGATTCTGCTAGCCTGAAGCTGTGGTCATGCTTAGTACAAGTACATTTTAGACTGACTCTATAGGAATGCACAGAAGAGACTGGCAAAAACCCAAGTTATCCACACATTCCCAGCAGACCAGAGGCTGCACATATGAACACAGGACATGCAAAAGGCCACAGGATAAATTGAAAACTGGGGCATATTTGAACATGATCTGAGCTTTGAATACATTCCCCTACTCAGCTCAGATGCCTCAGCAGCAAACAGGAGCCCTAGCGGCTTCAAGTGTTTGAGTTCAACTTCTGTCCAAGCACTGGCTGACCACGTAGATATGCTGACGCAGGAGAAATCCCTCAGGTGCCAGGCATAAGAAGATGAACaagaatttctaaaattctgaaTGGAATGATGTCTGGTTCCAGCCAAGATTGAGTGCTTCATtcctccctcatcctccctctTAGGACCTTTTACTCTTGGACATAACATAATGAACAAACATAGGGAGTCTCTCTGTAAAcggtgaaaagaagaaaacagagtacCTAGAAAACTCAGGACTTGAGGAAAATATAGTTGTGAGTTTCTTGGGCTTTCTTTTTTGCCTCCAGTATATCTCAAATGGGACACAGGCATAGCCTGAAACCCTGAACCACCAAAAGATAAAGACAAGcggaaacaacaacaacaacactgTTTTCTAATCAAGGGAACAGGAAACAGATAGCCTAGCAGAataggaaactttttttttaatataagaccCATTCTACAACAgctaaaaactaaaggaaaactGCCTCCCACCGTGTTAGcagctattaatataaatggagAGGTAAACTTCCACATCTTGCTTTTTGTACCAAGAGGTACTCTGATTCCTTCACAGGGGTGATGTCAGCAGGGGCAACTGGAACCTGAACTTTACCCCATGTCTGGTGGTAGTAGGTGGCAATCTGTTGTCTCCATCAGCATGGTATGTATGAATCCAAGCAACAATCCAAACTTCCTTCACCACCCAATAGCAACAAAGTTGAACAAAGCAGTGCTAGTTGGCACTTAACGCACTTAATGCAATACCTGGCATACATagtgagtgttcaataaatatttgtataataaaagaATGAGGATTCCTTTCCCACTTTTCCTACAACCTATACTTGATACTCAAACAGAATTCTTGCCCCACAGGCAAAGGTTTATGtattgttaatgtttttatttgtagaCCTGACTGTGGGAAAGGGAAAACATCAATAAGGCATGTAAAGGCCACTGCTGAACTCTTAGAAGTCATCTAAGAACTGCACATCCAACTTACTGAGCCCAGAGAAAGAATGTAACTTCCCTTATCCCTGAATGTCACACAGGGACTTGCACTGGCTCTCAGAGGTCCCAATATCTCTCCCCATGGGACTGTAGCACAGACTCAAATCAATGCTGAATTGGATCAATATAGGAAGCCCTCAAATGTCAAAATGTAGAGCTTGCTCACTATGGGAGGCCActcaagatttttatttcttttttggcaCAAGATTGAAATAATGTAAGTGCTGACTTATAAAGATTATTATAACATGGCGAGCACTGGTAGGAATGACTGGGGTTGTAGAGACTAGAGGCAGGGTTAGCTGCAGGAGACAATCACAATACTCAACGAACGATTTTCAAAAGCCAGGAATTAGCAGTGCTACTGTGAGTACCTCCAAGcaatagaaatagcaagagacTTTGCAAGGGAAGATTCATCATGACTTCTCACAAAGTggagagaaatagacaaaaatttcCCAAAG
Protein-coding regions in this window:
- the LOC123641173 gene encoding olfactory receptor 8B3, with translation MKMLARNNSSVNEFILAGLTDRPELQQPLFYLFLIIYIVTIVGNLGLITLIVLNSHLHTPMYYFLFNLSFIDLCYSSVFTPKMLMNFVSKKNIISYVGCMTQLFFFLFFVISECYMLTSMAYDRYVAICSPLLYKVTMSHEVCSVLTFAAYTMGFAGATAHTGCMLRLTFCNANVINHYLCDILPLLQLSCTSTYVNEVVVLIVVGVNITVPSFTILISYIFILTSILHIKPTQGRSKAFSTCSSHIIALSLFFGSAALMYLKYSSPGSMDQGKVSSVFYTNVVPMLNPLIYSLRNKDVKAALRKALVNIQRKNIF